The DNA region ACATGGCCAAACCGTGCGCCACGATCCCGCAGCCGGCTACACCATACAGATCAACGCCCCCGCCCTGCTGGCCCAGCGCACCGGCATCGCCGTTATTGCGGATTTCCGCTCACGCGATGTGGCGGCCGGCGGCCAGGGAGCACCCCTGGTTCCCGCCTTTCACCAGGCATTGTTTGCCAGTTCACGACCACGCGCGGTATTGAACCTGGGCGGCATTGCCAACCTGACCTTGCTGGACCCCAACGAGGAAGTGCGCGGCTTTGATACCGGTCCGGCCAATGTCTTGCTGGATTTGTGGGTGGCGTCCTGCAAGGGCAAGACCTACGACGAAGACGGTGCGTGGGCGGCCAGCGGACTATGCAATACCAAATTGCTGGACTACTTGCTGAGCAGTGAGCCCTGGTTTGAACTGCCGCCACCCAAGTCGACGGGGCGCGACCGATTCAATTGGGCATGGCTTGGTCAGCGGCTTGCACAATTTGATTGGCAGGCGGCCGGGCTGAGAGAGCAAGATGTACAGGCCACGCTACAACAACTGACCGTCCAGACTATCGCCCGGGCTCTGAAGCGCTACGCCCCGAATACGGAGGACCTGCTGGTTTGCGGCGGTGGCGCATTGAATGGCAGCCTGATGCGTGAGTTGACCGCCGCCCTGCCCTACCCCGTCCGGGCTACGAGTGAGCTGGGTGTACCGGTACAACAGGTGGAGGCCCTGGCATTTGCCTGGCTGGCCTGGGCCCACGACCAAGCTTATGCCGCCGGGCTGCCTTCGGTTACAGGCGCAGTCTCAGCCAACGTGCTTGGCTGCAAATACCCCGCCTGAGATACGGCGTCTTAAGGTGTGAAGGACGAGCCGCAGCCGCAGGTGGTGGTGGCGTTGGGATTGCGGATAACAAACTGCGCGCCTTCCAGATCGTCCTTGTAGTCGATTTCGGCCCCGACCAGATACTGGAAGCTCATGGGGTCGACCAACAACTGAACGCCTGCCTTGTCGATGGTGGTGTCGTCGTCGTTGATGGTTTCATCGAAGGTGAAACCATACTGGAAGCCCGAGCACCCGCCACCCTGCACGAAAACGCGCAGTTTCAGTTCGGGGTTGCCTTCTTCAGCCAAGAGATCCTTGACTTTTGATGCCGCGGCGTCGGTAAACAGCAGCGGGGACGG from Pollutimonas thiosulfatoxidans includes:
- a CDS encoding anhydro-N-acetylmuramic acid kinase, encoding MPNMLYAGLMSGTSTDGVDAVLADFSRPTQPTVRAAVSLPMPAPLRAELLALNITGPDELARSALAANALAELYASATLKLLALARCTPSDVRAIGAHGQTVRHDPAAGYTIQINAPALLAQRTGIAVIADFRSRDVAAGGQGAPLVPAFHQALFASSRPRAVLNLGGIANLTLLDPNEEVRGFDTGPANVLLDLWVASCKGKTYDEDGAWAASGLCNTKLLDYLLSSEPWFELPPPKSTGRDRFNWAWLGQRLAQFDWQAAGLREQDVQATLQQLTVQTIARALKRYAPNTEDLLVCGGGALNGSLMRELTAALPYPVRATSELGVPVQQVEALAFAWLAWAHDQAYAAGLPSVTGAVSANVLGCKYPA
- the erpA gene encoding iron-sulfur cluster insertion protein ErpA, which translates into the protein MNTLTETTNLQAPPSPLLFTDAAASKVKDLLAEEGNPELKLRVFVQGGGCSGFQYGFTFDETINDDDTTIDKAGVQLLVDPMSFQYLVGAEIDYKDDLEGAQFVIRNPNATTTCGCGSSFTP